One part of the Bacillota bacterium genome encodes these proteins:
- a CDS encoding DUF6259 domain-containing protein, whose product MKAVARHFLIPMILLEVAMGVAFAEEALWIVRGVPSHGLVVSPVNLRSLTGRTGTPSVTAITLPDKKPVMVQFVPDGDRGSGVLVAQLPGAGDWKLQLQIRDSGKDGAKPAGVVSTDHYEMLFTDTRQAGYPSAIVYRSTGKRLETFVWNDRVHHRSLGSFHLRYDPEARAEVVSDGEICTVVRVQARYCQPGGKRPPSEPLAVYHWFLFKRLPLAYVTARVRQKEPFAWDEFHFLEFNFPDTSFSRWAGGEPLRHEPLVADGGSVRFDGWGALFDGQNAISMWGQPLIIHDGRGAYGTYLHSTWQSWDSTSLQVSTWLWLGTATDPVNAVRQASQSFGRPVSTVVTTPALRQRIETFRQKASSLRGRERQMRFWTAALAERLEAQGDFAGAEKTLSGQTPPGWHRFSAGDLGVLIGQTEEGFRLQSLYDLPNERELLAADNPPLFTLSLRDAETRQLLALSADKGWQKVALQLRRDGFVLQWSQPRDERFAGISVTAQARTDSRQNALRWNLQVRNASKRWSLWRVTFPQVAVAEPGDDATVLFPRGPAEIQQGVWRRNFGYRSTYPNGWCSMQLLAAYAQKPRPTGLYLALHDPMGCTKEISMQSNPAGRSVRMTFEHPVPNMGKAGNSFTLVGQAVWQLLRGDWYDAARIYRQWVMQEAHWYPRGGSTNPRLGNVSVWTAPRPLKTFREWMRDLPAWSLASGGAQEVVPPVEEFAKFCGVPVGFHWYYWHQIPFDNDYPHYFPVKEGFAEGVKRLKEAGVFVMPYINGRLWDTRDRGMEDFQFSTVARPAATKDEDGNPYTEVYGSKEADGSPVRLAVMCPTTELWQNKVREIVMRLFGEYGVNAVYIDQVAAAPPVLCFDASHGHPLGGGHWWNEGYWQMLERIRREMPADRALTTECNAEPFIAWFDGYLTWHWQHEGQVPVFPAVYSQAIQMFGRAYRGGNTKDLALRMKAAQQLVFGEQIGWLDPNIIREESNARFLRQVVQLRWRYRQFFTHGEMARPPKLEGNIPTVRADWQWEGEWWVSAPAVYTGAWQMPERKSLILFFVNVADEPVTATIRFSPSAYGIRAKQIQLTEKRGEDDSGRTQTVPSRFERRLTIAPHQAVVWEIGW is encoded by the coding sequence ACTGGTGGTATCCCCGGTCAACCTGCGCTCTCTGACCGGGCGGACGGGAACGCCCTCCGTGACCGCCATCACCCTGCCCGATAAAAAGCCGGTGATGGTGCAGTTTGTGCCGGATGGGGACCGGGGCAGTGGTGTTCTGGTGGCGCAGTTACCCGGAGCGGGAGACTGGAAACTGCAGTTGCAGATTCGTGACAGCGGTAAGGACGGCGCCAAGCCGGCAGGTGTGGTATCCACCGACCACTACGAGATGCTTTTCACGGATACCCGACAGGCGGGCTATCCTTCAGCCATAGTGTATCGCTCCACGGGCAAGCGTCTGGAGACTTTTGTGTGGAACGACAGGGTGCATCACCGGTCGCTCGGCAGCTTCCATTTGCGTTATGACCCCGAAGCGCGTGCGGAGGTGGTTTCGGATGGTGAGATATGCACCGTGGTGCGCGTGCAGGCGCGCTACTGCCAGCCCGGGGGCAAACGACCACCTTCGGAGCCGTTGGCGGTATATCACTGGTTCCTTTTCAAGCGGTTGCCACTGGCGTACGTCACCGCACGAGTACGGCAAAAAGAACCCTTTGCGTGGGATGAGTTTCACTTTCTGGAGTTCAACTTCCCGGACACCAGTTTTTCTCGATGGGCAGGAGGCGAGCCGTTACGCCACGAACCGCTGGTCGCGGACGGCGGCAGTGTCCGATTCGACGGATGGGGCGCGCTGTTCGATGGGCAGAACGCCATCAGTATGTGGGGACAACCGCTCATCATCCACGACGGACGAGGGGCATACGGTACGTACCTGCACTCCACGTGGCAGAGCTGGGACAGCACCTCTCTGCAGGTCTCCACATGGCTATGGTTGGGTACCGCGACAGACCCTGTGAACGCCGTACGGCAGGCGTCGCAAAGCTTCGGACGTCCTGTATCGACGGTGGTGACAACGCCTGCCCTGCGCCAGCGTATCGAAACATTCCGGCAGAAAGCTTCCTCCCTGCGTGGTCGCGAGCGACAGATGCGGTTCTGGACAGCTGCGCTGGCGGAGAGGCTGGAAGCGCAGGGGGATTTTGCCGGCGCGGAAAAGACGTTGAGCGGGCAGACACCGCCGGGATGGCACCGATTCTCCGCGGGAGACCTTGGGGTTCTCATCGGGCAGACGGAGGAAGGGTTCCGACTGCAGAGTCTCTACGACCTGCCAAACGAACGCGAACTGCTTGCGGCGGACAATCCACCGCTTTTCACCCTCAGCCTGCGGGATGCTGAAACACGGCAACTGCTTGCCCTGAGCGCGGACAAAGGCTGGCAAAAAGTGGCACTGCAACTACGCCGCGACGGCTTTGTGCTGCAGTGGAGCCAGCCCCGTGACGAACGCTTCGCGGGCATCAGCGTCACCGCGCAGGCGCGCACCGATAGCCGGCAGAACGCTTTGCGCTGGAACCTGCAGGTGCGCAACGCGAGCAAACGCTGGAGCCTGTGGCGGGTTACCTTCCCACAGGTGGCGGTTGCGGAGCCGGGCGACGATGCCACCGTATTGTTCCCACGCGGTCCGGCCGAAATCCAGCAGGGTGTGTGGCGACGTAACTTCGGTTATCGCAGCACCTATCCCAACGGCTGGTGCAGTATGCAGCTGCTGGCAGCTTACGCGCAAAAGCCTCGCCCCACCGGGCTGTACCTTGCACTGCATGACCCGATGGGCTGCACCAAAGAGATTAGTATGCAAAGCAATCCCGCTGGTCGCAGTGTACGCATGACCTTCGAACATCCCGTTCCGAACATGGGCAAAGCGGGCAACTCCTTTACCCTTGTTGGGCAGGCGGTGTGGCAGCTGCTGCGTGGCGACTGGTACGATGCCGCACGAATCTACCGCCAGTGGGTGATGCAGGAGGCGCACTGGTATCCTCGCGGAGGCAGCACGAACCCACGTCTGGGCAACGTGAGTGTATGGACCGCGCCGCGCCCGTTAAAGACATTTCGCGAGTGGATGCGAGACCTACCCGCGTGGTCACTGGCAAGCGGGGGAGCACAGGAGGTGGTGCCGCCCGTAGAGGAATTCGCGAAGTTCTGCGGCGTGCCAGTGGGCTTTCACTGGTACTACTGGCATCAGATACCCTTTGACAACGACTACCCGCATTATTTCCCCGTCAAAGAAGGGTTTGCAGAAGGCGTGAAGCGGCTGAAAGAGGCGGGCGTGTTTGTCATGCCCTATATCAACGGCAGGCTGTGGGATACGCGCGACAGAGGGATGGAGGACTTCCAGTTCAGCACCGTCGCCAGACCCGCCGCCACGAAGGACGAGGACGGCAACCCGTACACCGAGGTATACGGTAGCAAGGAAGCGGACGGCAGCCCGGTACGTCTGGCGGTGATGTGCCCCACCACCGAGCTGTGGCAGAACAAGGTACGCGAGATTGTGATGCGCCTGTTCGGGGAGTACGGGGTGAACGCGGTGTATATCGACCAGGTTGCCGCCGCGCCGCCAGTACTCTGCTTTGACGCATCACACGGGCATCCACTGGGCGGAGGGCACTGGTGGAACGAGGGCTACTGGCAGATGCTGGAGCGCATTCGTCGCGAGATGCCTGCCGACCGCGCCCTCACCACCGAGTGCAACGCCGAGCCCTTCATCGCATGGTTCGACGGGTACCTCACGTGGCACTGGCAGCACGAGGGGCAGGTTCCCGTCTTTCCTGCCGTCTACTCGCAGGCCATCCAGATGTTCGGGCGTGCCTATCGCGGCGGCAATACCAAAGACCTTGCCCTGCGCATGAAGGCGGCGCAGCAACTGGTATTCGGCGAGCAAATCGGCTGGCTAGACCCGAACATTATCCGCGAGGAGAGCAACGCGCGCTTCCTGAGACAGGTGGTGCAGCTGCGCTGGCGGTATCGGCAGTTCTTCACGCACGGCGAGATGGCGCGTCCACCCAAACTGGAAGGCAACATTCCCACCGTGCGCGCCGACTGGCAGTGGGAAGGCGAGTGGTGGGTGAGTGCGCCAGCAGTCTACACCGGCGCCTGGCAGATGCCAGAGCGGAAAAGCCTGATACTGTTCTTTGTGAACGTGGCGGACGAACCGGTCACGGCCACTATCCGCTTCAGCCCGTCGGCATACGGCATCCGCGCGAAGCAGATCCAGCTCACGGAGAAACGGGGTGAGGACGATTCGGGCAGGACGCAAACCGTTCCCTCTCGCTTCGAACGCAGGCTGACCATCGCCCCCCATCAAGCAGTGGTGTGGGAGATAGGTTGGTGA
- a CDS encoding DUF1501 domain-containing protein, with protein sequence MERYLGDDDHSPIRRQILLGGFSAMLGWLLGGNSALAQVAFKPPRAESKGDVLVCLFLRGGADGLNMVIPYAEDAYYRHRPSLAIPAPNDRRRPAKEHAIALNDLFALHPALKPLYPLYEQGKLAFVHACGSMEKSRSHFEAMSAMERGVAEAKAGINNGWIARHLLSVPRKQSSPLRAVAFSSVLPESLRGSTDAVVLQTLSDFRLAMPKTMGITQAEEMQHILHEMYAQNRRRGVSQTAQDTLEVLRTLQRVDPTRYQPARGAVYPDSGLGRGLKQVAALIKAQVGLEVACLDKGGWDTHVAQGSTTGWMAGNLADLAQSLAAFATDMGDAMRHIVLVAMTEFGRRVRENSGLGTDHGRAGVMLVLGGGVRGGKVFARWPGLEPHQLEEPGDLRVTTDYREVLAEVVQKRLGNPNVARVFPGLKVSGIGVVV encoded by the coding sequence ATGGAAAGGTATCTGGGCGACGACGACCACTCACCAATAAGGCGACAAATCCTGCTTGGTGGCTTCTCTGCCATGCTGGGCTGGTTGCTCGGAGGGAACAGCGCGCTGGCGCAAGTCGCCTTTAAGCCACCCCGCGCCGAGAGCAAGGGCGATGTGCTGGTGTGCCTGTTTCTGCGCGGCGGCGCGGATGGTCTGAATATGGTCATCCCTTACGCAGAGGACGCCTATTACCGTCACCGACCCTCCCTGGCGATACCCGCCCCCAACGACCGCCGACGCCCTGCGAAGGAACACGCCATCGCACTCAATGACCTTTTTGCCCTGCACCCCGCCCTGAAACCGCTCTACCCGCTGTACGAGCAGGGCAAACTGGCGTTCGTCCACGCCTGCGGTTCGATGGAGAAATCGCGCTCGCACTTCGAAGCCATGTCCGCCATGGAGCGCGGCGTCGCCGAGGCGAAAGCGGGCATCAATAACGGCTGGATTGCACGCCACCTGTTGAGTGTACCCCGCAAGCAGTCCTCGCCCCTGCGAGCGGTCGCCTTCAGTAGCGTATTGCCTGAGTCGTTGCGTGGTAGCACCGATGCTGTGGTGCTGCAGACCCTCTCCGATTTCCGCCTTGCCATGCCCAAGACAATGGGCATCACGCAGGCAGAAGAGATGCAGCACATCCTGCACGAGATGTATGCGCAGAACAGGCGACGCGGGGTGAGCCAGACCGCTCAGGATACCCTGGAGGTGCTTCGAACGTTGCAGCGCGTCGACCCGACGCGCTACCAGCCAGCGCGCGGAGCCGTTTACCCGGATAGCGGCCTCGGGCGCGGGTTGAAACAGGTCGCCGCCCTGATCAAAGCACAGGTGGGGCTGGAGGTGGCCTGCCTGGATAAGGGGGGCTGGGACACGCATGTGGCGCAGGGAAGCACCACCGGCTGGATGGCGGGCAACCTTGCCGACCTTGCCCAGAGCCTTGCAGCTTTCGCCACCGATATGGGCGACGCGATGCGCCATATCGTGCTGGTGGCGATGACCGAGTTCGGCAGGCGTGTGCGCGAAAACAGCGGACTGGGCACCGACCACGGGCGGGCAGGCGTGATGCTGGTGCTGGGTGGAGGCGTTCGGGGCGGCAAAGTGTTTGCCCGCTGGCCGGGTCTCGAACCGCATCAGCTGGAGGAACCCGGCGATTTGAGAGTCACCACCGATTACCGCGAAGTGCTGGCGGAGGTGGTGCAGAAGCGTCTGGGCAACCCAAACGTGGCGAGGGTGTTTCCCGGCTTGAAGGTCAGCGGGATAGGAGTGGTGGTGTAA
- a CDS encoding FAD-dependent oxidoreductase gives MYDVAIIGGGPAGATAAIYTARANLKTLVIDKGIANGALGITSKIANYPGVLGEISGEELVRRMHQQAESFGAEFVQDRIQATDLLSNPKLLFGINGTYQAKTVIIATGSMGRGNRVAGEDRLLGRGVSYCATCDAAFFRNAEVAVVGSSEEAVEEALFLTQFVSKLHFLSPKREIHADPEMVQELTSHPKVTVYWGAALREVLGEEKVEAIRYRTPLGTEECLPVAGVFIYLQGGHPITDFLAGQIPLSEGGCIMVDSEYQTAVPGVYAVGDVICNHIKQAVVAAAEGAIAAIAVEKQLRGRKKMVVDWSK, from the coding sequence GTGTATGATGTAGCCATCATCGGTGGTGGGCCTGCGGGAGCCACTGCCGCCATCTATACTGCTCGGGCAAACCTGAAGACGCTGGTCATTGACAAGGGCATCGCCAACGGCGCGCTGGGTATCACCAGCAAAATCGCCAACTACCCGGGCGTTCTGGGCGAAATCAGCGGGGAAGAGCTGGTTCGGCGGATGCACCAGCAGGCGGAATCGTTCGGCGCGGAGTTCGTGCAGGACCGGATTCAGGCGACCGACCTGCTGAGTAACCCGAAGCTGCTGTTCGGCATCAACGGGACATACCAGGCGAAGACGGTGATTATCGCCACCGGCTCGATGGGGCGAGGCAACCGCGTCGCGGGCGAAGACCGCCTGCTGGGGCGCGGGGTCTCGTATTGTGCCACCTGCGATGCCGCCTTCTTCCGCAACGCGGAGGTGGCTGTGGTCGGCAGTAGTGAAGAGGCGGTGGAAGAGGCCCTCTTCCTCACGCAGTTTGTCAGCAAACTGCACTTCCTTTCGCCAAAGAGAGAGATTCACGCCGACCCCGAGATGGTGCAGGAGCTGACCAGTCACCCAAAGGTCACCGTGTACTGGGGAGCCGCGCTGCGTGAGGTGCTTGGCGAAGAGAAGGTGGAAGCCATCCGGTATCGCACGCCTCTCGGCACGGAGGAGTGCCTGCCCGTAGCGGGCGTGTTCATCTACCTGCAGGGCGGACATCCGATTACGGACTTCCTTGCCGGACAGATTCCGCTCAGTGAGGGTGGATGTATTATGGTGGACTCGGAGTATCAGACAGCGGTTCCGGGTGTGTACGCCGTTGGCGACGTCATCTGCAACCACATCAAGCAGGCAGTGGTTGCCGCGGCAGAGGGGGCCATCGCGGCGATAGCAGTGGAGAAACAGCTGCGCGGGCGCAAGAAGATGGTGGTCGACTGGTCGAAGTAG